In Actinomyces weissii, a genomic segment contains:
- the rpsG gene encoding 30S ribosomal protein S7, which yields MPRKGPAPKRPLVVDPVYGSPVVTQLVNRVLLDGKKSTAERIVYGALEGVRSKTDQDPVSVLKRALDNIRPALEVRSRRVGGATYQVPVEVRPGRATTLALRWLVDYSRQRRENTMTERLMNEILDASNGLGAAVKRREDMHRMAESNKAFAHYRW from the coding sequence ATGCCTCGTAAGGGTCCCGCACCCAAGCGGCCGCTCGTCGTCGACCCGGTCTACGGCTCTCCGGTCGTCACCCAGCTCGTCAACCGCGTCCTGCTGGACGGCAAGAAGTCCACCGCCGAGCGCATCGTCTACGGCGCCCTGGAGGGTGTCCGCTCCAAGACGGACCAGGACCCGGTCTCCGTGCTCAAGCGCGCCCTGGACAACATCCGCCCCGCCCTGGAGGTCCGCTCCCGCCGCGTCGGCGGTGCCACCTACCAGGTCCCCGTGGAGGTCCGCCCGGGCCGCGCCACCACCCTGGCGCTGCGCTGGCTGGTGGACTACTCCCGGCAGCGCCGCGAGAACACCATGACCGAGCGTCTCATGAACGAGATCCTGGACGCCTCCAACGGTCTGGGCGCCGCGGTCAAGCGCCGCGAGGACATGCACCGTATGGCTGAGTCCAACAAGGCCTTCGCCCACTACCGCTGGTAA
- the rpsL gene encoding 30S ribosomal protein S12 has product MPTIQQLVRKGRSTKRSTSKTPALKASPQRRGVCTRVYTTTPKKPNSALRKVARVRLSTGIEVTAYIPGEGHNLQEHSIVLVRGGRVKDLPGVRYHIVRGSLDTQGVKGRQQARSKYGAKKEKK; this is encoded by the coding sequence GTGCCCACGATTCAGCAGCTGGTCCGCAAGGGCCGCTCGACGAAGCGCTCGACGTCCAAGACGCCCGCGCTGAAGGCCAGCCCGCAGCGTCGCGGCGTGTGCACCCGCGTGTACACCACGACGCCGAAGAAGCCTAACTCCGCTCTGCGTAAGGTCGCCCGTGTCCGCCTGTCGACGGGCATCGAGGTGACCGCCTACATCCCCGGCGAGGGCCACAACCTCCAGGAGCACTCGATCGTGCTCGTCCGTGGTGGTCGTGTGAAGGACCTTCCCGGTGTCCGTTACCACATCGTGCGTGGCTCCCTCGACACCCAGGGTGTCAAGGGCCGCCAGCAGGCACGCTCCAAGTACGGCGCCAAGAAGGAGAAGAAGTAA
- the tuf gene encoding elongation factor Tu, translating into MAKAKFERTKPHVNIGTIGHVDHGKTTLTAAISKVLHDEYPDLNPFTPFDEIDKAPEERQRGITINIAHVEYQTDKRHYAHVDAPGHADYIKNMITGAAQMDGAILVVAATDGPMAQTREHVLLARQVGVPVLLVALNKSDMVEDEELLELVEMEVRELLSSQDYDGDNAPVVRVSALKALEGDAEWAGKIKELMDAVDEYIPTPERDMDKPFLMPIEDVFTITGRGTVVTGRVERGKLPINSEVEILGIREAQKTTVTGIEMFHKQMDEAWAGENCGLLLRGTKREDVERGQVVVKPGSITPHTEFEGHVYILTKDEGGRHNPFYSNYRPQFYFRTTDVTGVITLPEGTDMVMPGDTTEMTVELIQPIAMEEGLGFAIREGGRTVGSGRVTKIIK; encoded by the coding sequence GTGGCCAAGGCCAAGTTCGAGCGGACCAAGCCGCACGTCAACATCGGAACGATCGGTCACGTCGACCACGGCAAGACGACGCTGACCGCCGCGATCTCCAAGGTCCTGCACGACGAGTACCCGGACCTCAACCCCTTCACCCCCTTCGACGAGATCGACAAGGCTCCTGAGGAGCGTCAGCGCGGTATCACGATCAACATCGCGCACGTCGAGTACCAGACGGACAAGCGTCACTACGCCCACGTTGACGCCCCCGGTCACGCTGACTACATCAAGAACATGATCACCGGTGCGGCCCAGATGGATGGCGCCATCCTGGTGGTCGCCGCCACCGACGGCCCCATGGCCCAGACCCGTGAGCACGTCCTGCTCGCCCGCCAGGTGGGCGTGCCGGTCCTGCTGGTCGCCCTGAACAAGAGCGACATGGTTGAGGACGAGGAGCTCCTGGAGCTCGTCGAGATGGAGGTCCGCGAGCTGCTGTCCTCCCAGGACTACGACGGCGACAACGCCCCTGTGGTGCGTGTCTCCGCTCTCAAGGCCCTGGAGGGCGACGCCGAGTGGGCCGGCAAGATCAAGGAGCTCATGGACGCGGTCGACGAGTACATCCCGACCCCCGAGCGTGACATGGACAAGCCCTTCCTCATGCCGATCGAGGACGTCTTCACGATCACCGGTCGTGGCACCGTCGTCACCGGCCGTGTGGAGCGTGGCAAGCTGCCGATCAACTCTGAGGTCGAGATCCTGGGTATCCGCGAGGCCCAGAAGACCACCGTCACCGGTATCGAGATGTTCCACAAGCAGATGGACGAGGCCTGGGCCGGTGAGAACTGTGGTCTGCTGCTGCGCGGCACCAAGCGTGAGGACGTCGAGCGTGGCCAGGTCGTGGTCAAGCCCGGCTCCATCACCCCGCACACCGAGTTCGAGGGCCACGTCTACATCCTGACCAAGGACGAGGGCGGCCGCCACAACCCCTTCTACTCGAACTACCGTCCGCAGTTCTACTTCCGGACCACCGACGTGACCGGTGTCATCACCCTCCCCGAGGGCACCGACATGGTCATGCCTGGCGACACCACTGAGATGACCGTTGAGCTCATCCAGCCTATCGCCATGGAGGAGGGCCTCGGTTTCGCCATCCGTGAGGGTGGCCGCACCGTCGGCTCCGGCCGTGTCACCAAGATCATCAAGTGA
- a CDS encoding GAP1-N2 domain-containing protein, translating to MTAQVGSGQSAAALSQGLAQLLYSNVDRVVDGRSTSGWQTMEASASLGEEARKQLLSLVETNLKPVRDLPGFPTPEEVATAERRLVQSPADLGTVLVHTAPAGVDTTGRPNTVTHVLVLPPEAEPAVPTVSWWRSAGWVVPFGPEQVRQASLPEAAALRPGQAVTDDSVAAFIAAEPRAAVLSALADALEERLLARVNGQDWDGRASSVVVMGCDSTDEAALWVAALQWTCAPATTRLLGYSTLERVAGTGDLDRAATKRLDLVFAPHADLEAAARAGALVIDPAAPPTTPPRTNWGRLVSVVAQDLGSWMAGTQAVREILSLLRDHRRLSPAWPLAVAECCNPGLLGDLVGNGLSQVVERALVDCYPPELAEQPYLSQVISDRVLGSSTREPAEWWSRLEALPVYSQGNAVVAGLVEKYLETAARSRDWLLDTGREATAATRRLLRAWSAEPTQAARLRELLGTMLRTVEEQGPDPLVRLQLADRLLRDGLHLPADYVPELFNGLCTMLLNPQGRDLEQVLSLPLGSSTRWLIAQRVEEMLREEAQGRRLLVLPGHAGAPLAWVARGLPEVGPYLSMELCAAVLCGTVGTKALPAGVNHVDMLVGLVARCGLQVRFSEELTAELGQVLTPEQVRRLPASVPSRAELLGAVVLAHPQDPVSLELARAYLQEQRLSEQVLLSSVLPRVPVSTASCVVAWFCAAPVLAYAPQQVLAVSQNALVALSYLPQGLGAPQQAAVSRAQDKALSGLLLCLWAGLPVPQVPQWVSADLVRGLPQRLGAQEALLVPVGPAAVDRVLTPVAFRLFLVSRSGSKMPEDWQNWADQYRRQLEANEAASVVALRSQDEAAMAVCRAGVAILPAPERDRFVTAAVRAVNDPPGFSKWLSKNIASSAGGPAEGLRRLFGAH from the coding sequence ATGACCGCTCAGGTAGGCTCCGGGCAGTCGGCTGCTGCCTTGTCCCAGGGCCTGGCGCAGCTGCTTTACTCCAACGTGGACCGGGTGGTGGACGGGCGCTCCACCTCAGGCTGGCAGACCATGGAGGCTTCCGCGAGCCTGGGGGAGGAGGCTCGCAAGCAGCTGCTGAGCCTGGTGGAGACGAACCTGAAGCCCGTGCGTGACCTGCCGGGTTTCCCCACCCCGGAGGAGGTGGCGACGGCGGAGCGTCGTCTGGTGCAGTCACCCGCCGACCTGGGCACGGTCCTGGTGCACACGGCTCCCGCCGGGGTGGACACTACCGGTCGGCCTAACACGGTCACGCACGTGCTGGTCCTGCCGCCGGAGGCTGAACCGGCTGTACCTACTGTCTCCTGGTGGCGTTCGGCCGGATGGGTGGTGCCTTTCGGTCCTGAGCAGGTCCGCCAGGCCTCGCTGCCGGAGGCGGCGGCGCTGCGTCCTGGGCAGGCGGTCACTGACGACTCTGTCGCGGCCTTTATCGCGGCAGAGCCGCGGGCCGCTGTCCTGTCGGCCTTGGCTGACGCCCTGGAGGAGCGGCTGCTCGCCCGCGTGAACGGGCAGGACTGGGACGGGCGGGCGAGCTCGGTGGTGGTGATGGGCTGCGACTCCACTGATGAGGCGGCCTTATGGGTGGCGGCCCTGCAGTGGACCTGCGCCCCGGCGACCACCAGGCTGCTGGGCTACTCCACCTTGGAGCGTGTTGCTGGCACTGGGGACCTGGACCGGGCGGCGACCAAGCGCCTGGACCTCGTATTCGCACCTCATGCGGATCTTGAGGCGGCTGCCCGGGCGGGTGCGTTGGTGATCGACCCGGCGGCACCGCCTACCACGCCTCCGAGGACGAACTGGGGAAGGCTGGTGTCGGTGGTGGCCCAGGACCTGGGCTCCTGGATGGCTGGCACGCAGGCTGTGCGGGAGATCTTGAGCCTGCTCAGGGACCACCGGAGGCTGAGTCCCGCTTGGCCGCTGGCGGTGGCAGAGTGCTGTAACCCGGGCCTGCTGGGGGACCTGGTGGGCAACGGGCTCAGCCAGGTCGTGGAACGGGCGCTGGTAGACTGCTACCCGCCGGAGCTGGCGGAACAGCCGTACCTGTCCCAGGTGATCTCCGACCGGGTGCTGGGCTCCTCCACACGGGAGCCGGCGGAATGGTGGTCCCGGCTGGAGGCGCTGCCGGTCTACTCGCAGGGGAACGCCGTCGTGGCCGGACTGGTGGAGAAGTACCTGGAGACGGCGGCGCGCAGCCGTGACTGGCTGCTGGATACGGGGCGGGAGGCGACGGCGGCCACCCGGCGGCTTCTCCGAGCCTGGAGCGCGGAGCCGACCCAGGCCGCGCGGCTCCGTGAGCTGCTCGGCACCATGCTGCGCACCGTAGAGGAGCAGGGGCCGGACCCTCTGGTACGGCTGCAGCTGGCTGACCGTCTCCTGCGGGACGGCCTGCACCTGCCAGCCGACTACGTGCCCGAGCTCTTCAACGGCTTGTGCACGATGCTGCTGAACCCCCAGGGGCGTGACCTGGAGCAGGTGCTGAGCCTGCCTCTCGGCTCTTCGACCCGCTGGCTGATTGCGCAGCGCGTGGAGGAGATGCTCCGGGAGGAGGCCCAGGGCCGCAGGCTGCTAGTGCTGCCAGGTCATGCTGGTGCCCCCCTGGCATGGGTGGCGCGGGGCCTGCCAGAGGTTGGTCCCTACCTGAGCATGGAGCTGTGCGCGGCGGTTCTGTGCGGGACGGTCGGCACCAAGGCCCTTCCAGCGGGGGTGAATCATGTTGACATGCTGGTTGGCCTGGTGGCCAGGTGCGGTCTGCAGGTGCGCTTCTCAGAGGAGCTGACGGCGGAGCTGGGCCAGGTGCTCACTCCGGAGCAGGTCAGGCGCCTGCCAGCCTCGGTTCCTAGCCGCGCTGAGCTGCTCGGGGCGGTGGTCCTGGCGCATCCGCAGGACCCGGTGTCTCTGGAGCTGGCACGCGCCTACCTGCAGGAGCAGAGGTTGAGTGAGCAGGTGCTGCTCTCCAGCGTCTTGCCGCGGGTGCCGGTTTCTACGGCCAGCTGTGTGGTGGCCTGGTTCTGTGCGGCACCGGTGCTGGCATATGCCCCGCAGCAGGTGCTGGCGGTGAGCCAGAACGCGCTGGTGGCGTTGTCCTACCTGCCTCAAGGACTAGGTGCGCCGCAACAGGCCGCTGTCAGCCGGGCGCAGGACAAGGCCCTGAGCGGTCTGCTGCTGTGCCTGTGGGCCGGGCTGCCTGTGCCGCAGGTGCCGCAGTGGGTCTCGGCAGATCTGGTCAGAGGGCTGCCGCAAAGGCTGGGTGCCCAGGAGGCGCTGCTGGTGCCGGTGGGCCCGGCCGCTGTGGACCGGGTGCTGACGCCGGTGGCCTTCCGTCTCTTCCTGGTCTCCCGCAGCGGCAGCAAGATGCCGGAAGACTGGCAGAACTGGGCCGACCAGTACCGGCGGCAGCTGGAAGCCAATGAGGCGGCGTCAGTGGTCGCGCTCAGGAGCCAGGATGAGGCGGCGATGGCGGTCTGCCGGGCCGGTGTGGCCATACTGCCTGCCCCGGAGCGGGACAGGTTCGTGACGGCTGCGGTGCGGGCGGTGAATGATCCTCCCGGCTTCAGCAAGTGGCTTAGCAAGAACATAGCTTCCTCAGCCGGGGGGCCTGCTGAAGGCTTGCGGCGGCTGTTTGGTGCGCACTAG
- the fusA gene encoding elongation factor G, with amino-acid sequence MALDVLTDLTKVRNIGIMAHIDAGKTTVTERILFYTGINYKLGETHDGASTMDWMEQEQERGITITSAATTCFWKKNQINIIDTPGHVDFTVEVERSLRVLDGAVAVFDGKEGVEPQSETVWRQADKYNVPRVCYINKMDKLGANFDFSVQTIRDRLHATPIVINFPIGAENEFSGLVDVLEMRAIRFPEKDADGQDTRGSVVEYEEIPAELQARAEELRAELVETVAEADDDLMEKYLEGEELSVAELKAGIRKLTIAGKAFPVLAGSAFKNKGIQPVLDAVLDFLPSPLDVPDVEGTLPNDEEKTVTRKADENEPFSALAFKVATHPFYGKLVYVRVYSGKVSQGEQVLNATKGKKERIGKLFQMHSNKENPVEEAHAGHIYAFIGLKDVTTGDTLCAQSAPVILESMTFPDPVIHVAIEPKTKGDQEKLGVAIQKLSEEDPTFTVELDEETGQTVIGGMGELHLDVFVDRMRREFKVEANVGNPMVAYRETIRKKVDKVEYTHKKQTGGSGQFAKVLMSFEPLEVVEAEEGEEKSHYEFVNAVTGGRVPREYIPSVDAGVKDAMLTGVLAGYPMVDVKATLIDGGYHEVDSSEMAFKIAGSMAFKEGAKKASPVLLEPVMAVEVRTPEEYMGDVIGDLNSRRGMIQSMEDAVGVKVVRAAVPLSEMFGYVGDLRSKTQGRAVYSMTFDSYAEVPKNVADEIIAKAKGA; translated from the coding sequence GTGGCACTTGACGTGCTGACAGACCTCACCAAGGTCCGCAACATCGGCATCATGGCCCACATTGACGCCGGTAAGACCACCGTGACCGAGCGCATCCTGTTCTACACGGGCATCAACTACAAGCTGGGCGAGACCCACGACGGTGCCTCCACCATGGACTGGATGGAGCAGGAGCAGGAGCGCGGTATCACCATTACCTCCGCGGCCACCACCTGCTTCTGGAAGAAGAACCAGATCAACATCATTGACACCCCCGGCCACGTGGACTTCACGGTCGAGGTCGAGCGCTCCCTGCGGGTGCTCGACGGCGCCGTCGCGGTCTTCGACGGCAAGGAGGGCGTGGAGCCGCAGTCGGAGACGGTGTGGCGCCAGGCGGACAAGTACAACGTGCCGCGCGTGTGCTACATCAACAAGATGGACAAGCTGGGCGCGAACTTCGACTTCTCCGTCCAGACCATCCGGGACCGTCTCCATGCCACCCCGATCGTCATCAACTTCCCCATCGGTGCGGAGAACGAGTTCTCCGGCCTGGTTGACGTGCTGGAGATGCGCGCCATCCGCTTCCCGGAGAAGGACGCTGACGGCCAGGACACTCGCGGCTCCGTCGTCGAGTACGAGGAGATCCCCGCTGAGCTGCAGGCCCGCGCCGAGGAGCTGCGCGCCGAGCTGGTCGAGACGGTCGCCGAGGCCGACGACGACCTGATGGAGAAGTACCTGGAGGGTGAGGAGCTCAGCGTCGCCGAGCTCAAGGCCGGTATCCGCAAGCTGACCATCGCGGGCAAGGCCTTCCCGGTGCTGGCGGGCTCCGCCTTCAAGAACAAGGGCATCCAGCCGGTGCTGGACGCCGTGCTCGACTTCCTGCCCTCCCCGCTGGACGTGCCGGACGTCGAGGGCACCCTGCCCAACGACGAGGAGAAGACCGTCACCCGCAAGGCTGACGAGAACGAGCCCTTCTCCGCCCTGGCCTTCAAGGTGGCCACGCACCCGTTCTACGGCAAGCTCGTGTACGTGCGCGTGTACTCCGGCAAGGTCTCCCAGGGCGAGCAGGTCCTCAACGCCACCAAGGGCAAGAAGGAGCGCATCGGCAAGCTCTTCCAGATGCACTCCAACAAGGAGAACCCGGTGGAGGAGGCCCACGCCGGCCACATCTACGCCTTCATCGGCCTGAAGGACGTGACCACCGGTGACACCCTGTGCGCCCAGAGCGCCCCGGTGATCCTGGAGTCCATGACCTTCCCGGACCCGGTTATCCACGTGGCCATCGAGCCCAAGACCAAGGGTGACCAGGAGAAGCTGGGCGTGGCCATCCAGAAGCTCTCTGAGGAGGACCCGACCTTCACGGTCGAGCTGGACGAGGAGACCGGCCAGACCGTCATCGGCGGTATGGGCGAGCTGCACCTGGACGTGTTCGTGGACCGTATGCGCCGCGAGTTCAAGGTGGAGGCCAACGTGGGTAACCCGATGGTCGCCTACCGCGAGACCATCCGCAAGAAGGTGGACAAGGTCGAGTACACGCACAAGAAGCAGACTGGTGGCTCCGGCCAGTTCGCCAAGGTGCTCATGTCCTTCGAGCCGCTGGAGGTCGTGGAGGCCGAGGAGGGCGAGGAGAAGTCGCACTACGAGTTCGTCAACGCCGTCACCGGTGGCCGCGTGCCGCGCGAGTACATCCCCAGTGTCGACGCCGGCGTCAAGGACGCCATGCTCACCGGTGTGCTGGCGGGCTACCCGATGGTGGACGTCAAGGCCACCCTGATCGACGGCGGCTACCACGAGGTCGACTCCTCTGAGATGGCCTTCAAGATCGCGGGCTCCATGGCGTTCAAGGAGGGTGCCAAGAAGGCCTCCCCGGTCCTGCTGGAGCCGGTTATGGCCGTCGAGGTGCGTACCCCTGAGGAGTACATGGGTGACGTGATCGGTGACCTGAACTCTCGCCGCGGCATGATCCAGTCCATGGAGGACGCCGTGGGTGTGAAGGTCGTGCGGGCCGCGGTGCCGCTGTCGGAGATGTTCGGCTACGTCGGTGACCTGCGTTCCAAGACCCAGGGCCGCGCGGTCTACTCGATGACCTTCGACTCCTACGCGGAGGTCCCGAAGAACGTCGCGGACGAGATCATCGCCAAGGCCAAGGGCGCCTGA
- a CDS encoding MSCRAMM family protein, with protein MACRGAEQDPAAGGFRVSGLALGQYSLAEKTAPVGYRLDSEVHSFSLDAARREHSFDRPFVNHKVVVPALPLTGGMGADSFWLAGMAAGLLAALLGVARRNQALRLYRNTVL; from the coding sequence GTGGCGTGCCGGGGCGCGGAGCAGGACCCGGCAGCCGGAGGGTTCAGGGTGAGTGGCCTGGCGCTGGGGCAGTACTCCCTGGCTGAGAAGACGGCCCCGGTCGGCTACCGGCTCGACAGCGAGGTGCACTCCTTCAGCTTGGATGCAGCGCGCCGGGAGCACTCTTTTGACCGGCCTTTCGTGAACCACAAGGTGGTGGTCCCGGCGTTGCCGCTGACCGGCGGTATGGGGGCGGACTCCTTCTGGCTGGCGGGTATGGCTGCGGGGCTGCTGGCGGCGCTTCTGGGGGTGGCCAGGAGGAACCAGGCACTGAGGCTGTATCGAAACACCGTGTTGTGA
- a CDS encoding CshA/CshB family fibrillar adhesin-related protein has protein sequence MACTALLLSGVGTVGPVARAVTAEPVGGSGRFEPVIDWIDWSGATNTVSKYGKNVVNDGVTSQVWSTPARVAAGYWRAAKCSLYVADTHFERVENGLVVKSNDEGLHVGYDPGSWQGDGFAHLYNNGSLYTNGVHKGGGDFRSGLDVGLAHVQGGEHTTSADAYFQVECRVYLLRSATRPVKAALESLPRQEIPVEGFVYADAESSNWIHGNYEAVTIDPIPVDGRRRSDVTYRLLESVRSPGCPTTSWGGEATFPYPGGERSGFRMRSDGRECAGLRSGGYGAASAVLMPNARGGYVELKGGGVSAVAFGVATFIDTGDAPESYGEAVSVFQPVWRGGLIGGSGSGDVPRSGNPAGTQGDWYNLTSAQESGRLASVQRGVVGLGSRIDADIRAVYSPGADGDDRTNSVGQPRSGGDPNDEDGLLGPKGEVWDKKVPVAPGIVWAPQVVCTGEGKIAGWLDWDMSGTFEEGERSEVIQCPASGRASLRFRVPDSVSRDALNGQRAYLRLRITGDRGRDGAVEEPQPSGVSLTGEVEDYLGTFKVVPMLSLVKAVEDPDGVAESPLEPRDWELSATVVSNGKVLASGDGGFKPVEVPTGAIRLTESSARPEAAGYQLERVACVNMPGTTGRITSTYNAASQTLTVRGADWIQCTLTNRPVPGSVSWRKTGPDGAVVRVAQQPGTGLHGARWRLTGPSHRQGVEVDDCVATNALACTGLDKDPAAGELEVTGLKWGDYSLAETQAPTGYVAAGEEMAFSPVGGASLAGTLVPGGAVSDGGVMNALETGSVSWRKVDGHSREPLGGTSWTLTGPGLPPGTVVQDCEAEPCGPGAYRDEDPLPGAFRVGGLAWSSERYSLVEQAAPAGYALDRKTVHDFMITSEALHYQFSDPFENRKVVVPALPLTGGMGADSFWLAGSAVAALALVAGWLRRRLA, from the coding sequence ATGGCTTGTACGGCTCTGCTGCTGAGCGGGGTGGGGACCGTGGGTCCGGTGGCCCGGGCGGTGACGGCTGAACCGGTGGGTGGCTCGGGCAGGTTCGAGCCCGTTATCGACTGGATCGACTGGAGCGGTGCGACCAATACCGTCAGCAAGTACGGCAAGAACGTCGTCAATGACGGAGTGACGTCCCAGGTGTGGTCCACTCCTGCTAGGGTTGCAGCGGGTTACTGGCGCGCGGCCAAGTGTTCCCTTTACGTGGCAGACACCCATTTTGAGCGGGTGGAGAATGGTCTCGTAGTAAAGTCTAATGACGAGGGGCTGCACGTAGGCTATGACCCTGGCTCCTGGCAGGGTGACGGATTCGCCCACCTTTACAACAACGGTTCCCTGTACACGAACGGGGTGCATAAGGGGGGCGGAGACTTCCGGTCGGGGCTGGATGTAGGTCTGGCCCACGTGCAGGGGGGTGAGCACACGACCTCGGCTGACGCCTACTTCCAGGTGGAGTGCCGGGTCTACCTGCTGCGGTCCGCCACCAGGCCCGTGAAGGCTGCTCTGGAATCCCTGCCAAGGCAGGAGATCCCTGTGGAGGGCTTTGTGTACGCGGACGCTGAGTCCTCCAACTGGATCCACGGTAACTATGAGGCGGTCACGATAGACCCGATCCCGGTGGACGGAAGACGTCGTAGTGATGTCACCTACCGGCTGCTGGAGTCCGTGCGCTCGCCCGGGTGCCCGACGACATCCTGGGGTGGGGAGGCTACCTTCCCCTATCCCGGTGGGGAGCGTTCCGGTTTCCGGATGCGCTCAGACGGCCGGGAGTGTGCAGGCCTGCGGTCCGGGGGCTACGGGGCGGCGTCTGCGGTGCTGATGCCGAATGCGCGGGGCGGCTACGTGGAGCTGAAGGGCGGTGGCGTCAGCGCCGTAGCCTTCGGGGTGGCGACCTTTATTGACACCGGTGACGCGCCTGAGTCCTATGGTGAGGCTGTCTCCGTGTTCCAGCCGGTCTGGCGTGGCGGTCTGATCGGTGGTAGCGGTAGCGGCGACGTACCGCGTTCGGGTAATCCTGCGGGGACCCAGGGGGACTGGTACAACCTGACTTCCGCCCAGGAGTCCGGTCGGCTCGCATCGGTGCAACGTGGCGTCGTCGGACTCGGCAGCCGCATCGACGCTGATATACGGGCCGTGTACTCACCCGGAGCTGATGGGGACGACCGGACCAACTCAGTAGGCCAGCCACGTTCGGGCGGTGATCCTAATGACGAGGACGGCCTGCTGGGGCCCAAGGGGGAGGTCTGGGACAAGAAGGTTCCGGTCGCCCCGGGGATAGTCTGGGCCCCGCAGGTGGTGTGCACCGGGGAGGGGAAGATAGCTGGCTGGCTGGACTGGGACATGAGCGGCACCTTTGAGGAGGGCGAGCGCTCAGAGGTGATCCAGTGCCCTGCCTCGGGAAGGGCGTCCCTGAGGTTCAGGGTGCCCGACAGCGTGAGCCGGGACGCGCTCAACGGCCAGCGGGCCTACCTCCGGCTGCGGATCACCGGCGACCGGGGTCGGGACGGTGCTGTGGAGGAGCCGCAGCCCTCTGGGGTGTCGCTGACCGGTGAGGTGGAGGACTACCTAGGGACCTTCAAGGTTGTGCCGATGCTGTCGCTGGTGAAGGCGGTTGAGGATCCTGACGGCGTGGCGGAGTCTCCTCTGGAGCCGCGCGACTGGGAGCTGTCTGCCACCGTGGTGAGCAACGGGAAGGTGCTGGCTTCCGGTGACGGTGGTTTCAAGCCGGTGGAGGTTCCTACGGGGGCCATCAGGCTTACTGAGTCCTCTGCGCGCCCTGAGGCGGCGGGCTACCAGCTGGAGCGGGTGGCCTGCGTGAACATGCCGGGAACGACTGGGCGTATCACCTCCACCTACAACGCCGCCTCCCAGACCTTGACGGTCAGGGGTGCGGACTGGATCCAGTGCACGCTCACCAACCGGCCGGTCCCGGGGTCTGTGAGCTGGCGTAAGACTGGCCCTGACGGGGCGGTTGTCCGGGTGGCGCAGCAGCCGGGAACGGGGCTTCACGGGGCCAGGTGGCGGCTGACCGGGCCGAGCCACCGCCAGGGGGTGGAGGTGGATGACTGTGTGGCCACGAACGCGCTGGCCTGTACCGGTCTGGACAAGGACCCGGCGGCGGGGGAGCTTGAGGTCACTGGCTTGAAGTGGGGTGACTACAGCCTGGCTGAGACCCAGGCGCCCACCGGCTACGTGGCGGCTGGTGAAGAGATGGCTTTCTCCCCGGTCGGTGGGGCCTCTCTTGCGGGCACCCTGGTGCCTGGTGGGGCGGTCAGTGACGGCGGCGTCATGAACGCCTTGGAGACGGGGTCGGTTTCCTGGCGCAAGGTGGATGGGCACAGCCGCGAGCCTTTAGGGGGCACCTCCTGGACGTTGACCGGGCCGGGGCTGCCTCCGGGCACGGTGGTGCAGGACTGTGAGGCGGAGCCGTGCGGTCCGGGGGCGTACCGGGACGAGGACCCTTTGCCGGGCGCCTTCCGGGTGGGGGGATTGGCCTGGTCGTCGGAGCGGTACAGCCTGGTTGAGCAGGCTGCTCCCGCCGGGTACGCCTTGGATCGTAAGACCGTCCATGACTTCATGATCACCAGCGAAGCCTTGCACTACCAGTTCAGTGACCCGTTCGAGAACCGCAAGGTGGTGGTCCCGGCCTTGCCGCTGACCGGCGGTATGGGGGCGGACTCCTTCTGGCTGGCGGGTTCGGCCGTGGCGGCTTTGGCCCTGGTGGCTGGGTGGCTTAGGCGACGGTTGGCCTGA